The following coding sequences lie in one Sulfitobacter sp. D7 genomic window:
- a CDS encoding glutamine synthetase family protein, protein MIKTPLIFAATSDLAGKTRGKAFPLADLAKRAKRGVGWTPTNVMITCFDTIAESPFGSLGDLLLIPDEEAGVELDFEDGGPVERIMLGDITDLDRKPWDFCTRSLLKTALKRLKDASGLRLVSAFEHEFQFKTSGDQPGGAFGHSVFSERRVFGETLMAALGQSGLGADTFMKEYGANQFEVTNDPAQDHRSADQAVILREVTRMTAQRLGEDVTFTPIRNPAGVGNGVHIHLSFLDDAGEPATYDAQGVAGMSQATGAFIAGVLKYLDSIIALTAPSDVSYLRLTPHRWSAAYNNLGFRDREASVRICPVTAQDSSSVARQYNFEYRAADATASPHLALAAIIHAGAQGIEDALPAPQVTEEDLSTLSADALAERGYIRLPETLTEALQRFEDNATVRGWFPADFAAVYTAHKRGELAALEGKDTATRCVAYEEVY, encoded by the coding sequence ATGATTAAGACCCCCCTGATTTTCGCCGCCACCTCAGACCTGGCCGGCAAAACTCGCGGCAAGGCGTTCCCATTGGCAGACCTTGCCAAACGCGCCAAACGAGGCGTCGGCTGGACCCCGACCAACGTGATGATCACCTGTTTCGATACTATCGCGGAAAGCCCCTTCGGCTCGCTAGGCGATCTGTTGCTGATCCCCGACGAAGAGGCCGGCGTCGAGCTTGATTTCGAAGACGGCGGCCCGGTTGAGCGGATCATGCTGGGCGACATCACGGATCTCGACCGCAAGCCCTGGGATTTCTGTACGCGCTCTTTGCTCAAGACCGCGCTAAAAAGGCTCAAAGATGCGAGCGGCCTCAGGCTCGTCTCCGCGTTTGAGCACGAATTCCAGTTCAAGACGAGCGGCGATCAACCCGGCGGTGCCTTTGGCCATTCGGTGTTCTCCGAACGCCGGGTTTTCGGCGAAACGCTAATGGCCGCGCTCGGTCAAAGCGGACTGGGGGCCGACACCTTCATGAAAGAATACGGTGCCAACCAGTTCGAAGTTACCAATGATCCGGCGCAGGACCACCGCTCCGCCGATCAGGCCGTTATTCTGCGCGAAGTCACGCGGATGACCGCACAACGGTTGGGCGAAGATGTGACTTTCACCCCGATCCGCAATCCTGCGGGCGTTGGCAACGGCGTGCACATCCATCTGAGCTTTCTCGACGACGCCGGCGAGCCGGCCACCTATGACGCCCAGGGCGTCGCTGGAATGTCGCAGGCTACCGGCGCATTCATCGCTGGGGTGCTAAAATACCTCGACAGCATCATCGCACTGACAGCGCCCTCGGACGTGTCCTACCTGCGGCTGACGCCGCACCGTTGGTCCGCCGCCTACAACAACCTGGGCTTCCGTGACCGCGAAGCCTCAGTGCGGATTTGTCCGGTGACGGCGCAGGACAGCTCCAGCGTCGCGCGGCAATATAACTTCGAATACCGCGCCGCCGATGCCACCGCCTCACCGCATCTTGCCCTCGCGGCGATCATCCATGCCGGGGCGCAGGGCATCGAAGATGCCCTGCCCGCGCCGCAGGTCACAGAAGAAGACCTGTCCACCCTCTCCGCCGATGCCTTAGCAGAGCGCGGCTATATACGGCTGCCTGAAACCCTGACTGAAGCTCTGCAAAGATTCGAAGACAATGCAACCGTGCGGGGATGGTTCCCGGCCGACTTCGCCGCTGTCTATACCGCCCACAAACGCGGCGAGCTAGCCGCATTGGAGGGTAAAGACACCGCCACCCGCTGTGTCGCCTATGAAGAAGTTTACTAA
- a CDS encoding MurR/RpiR family transcriptional regulator, producing the protein MQVRERIEKLSGDLTATERKLSTALLLDYPFAGLEPIQELARATNTSPPTISRFVSKLGFHGYQDFQRHLIGELKQGQRSPVDLQASSAPIEGAFLENFLERVCTLVKSANKAVSEAQFARIAEMLADEKRSIFVIGGRMSDPLAQYLSRHLRQIRAKVFHLPPDPDVWPEYLLRMRAKDVLFVIDFRRYQHNLSALALKATQARNVQIVLMTDEWLSPISAQASEVLAASIDVSTLWDSYTGALALLEALLTRIAGDNWDLTKSRIEEWDSFRLDFGVIKDD; encoded by the coding sequence ATGCAAGTTCGCGAACGCATAGAAAAATTGTCGGGCGATCTGACCGCGACTGAGCGTAAGCTTTCGACTGCGCTCTTGCTTGACTATCCATTTGCCGGACTGGAACCGATCCAGGAACTCGCCCGTGCCACCAACACCTCGCCGCCCACGATCTCGCGTTTTGTCAGCAAACTGGGATTTCACGGCTATCAAGATTTCCAGCGCCATCTGATCGGCGAGCTGAAACAAGGCCAGCGCTCCCCCGTCGATCTGCAGGCGTCCAGCGCTCCGATTGAAGGCGCGTTCCTCGAGAACTTTCTCGAACGGGTCTGCACCCTTGTAAAAAGCGCAAACAAGGCTGTGTCCGAAGCCCAATTCGCACGCATCGCCGAAATGCTGGCAGATGAGAAACGCAGCATCTTTGTAATCGGCGGCCGGATGAGCGACCCGCTCGCGCAATACCTCTCGCGCCACCTACGTCAGATCCGCGCCAAGGTGTTCCATCTGCCCCCCGACCCCGACGTTTGGCCGGAATACCTGTTGCGAATGCGCGCTAAGGATGTGCTCTTCGTGATCGATTTTCGGCGGTACCAGCACAATCTGTCCGCGCTGGCGCTGAAGGCTACTCAGGCGCGCAATGTTCAGATCGTGTTGATGACTGACGAATGGCTCTCACCGATTTCAGCACAGGCCAGCGAAGTCCTCGCCGCCTCAATTGACGTCAGCACCCTGTGGGACAGCTACACCGGTGCCCTGGCACTGCTCGAGGCCCTGTTGACGCGCATCGCGGGCGACAACTGGGACCTCACGAAAAGCCGGATCGAGGAATGGGATTCCTTCCGGTTGGATTTTGGAGTTATCAAAGATGATTAA
- a CDS encoding branched-chain amino acid ABC transporter ATP-binding protein/permease yields MITAPRKHIFASVLGIVALVIAATLIASSVGAASERVLTVFYISLIAVVGMGVYSGNSGILSFGHLSFMAIGAYAASLLTLPAHLKIATLPKLPGWLATTEVGIFSATIVAILLTCVVAAVIGLAIGKLEGSAAVIATLGLLIIVHGVAIGWRDVTRGSQTFFGIPAVTTLWVAAGGVVLALIVARLYRDSVSGLRLRAGRENAIAASAVGVRIRRERLFAFVLSAALMALSGALLAHFLGAISPKKFYFTDTFLLLAMLIVGGMTTVTGAITGAVAITLVTEVLRRFESGFSLAGLEVPAVFGTTQIGIGLIILFAMFRKPDGLAGLKEWEERLFPHRPMPEEESKIAKNASTEPLVAKGMTMQFGGLTAVNNVDITLTPGEITGLIGPNGSGKTTLMNMLSGVLVPTKGEVHLGSEALTGLASQDIADRGIARTFQNIRLFETLSVFQNVLVAALSTRGGHNAEARTRAALERMGVTRHANADAGTLSYGDQRRVEIARALACEPSLLFLDEPAAGMNRDETDDLMETLRGLTRDLRLGILLVDHDLKLINQLCDRLVVLNEGHKIAEGTPAEIQNDPAVIEAYLGPKQEDNGNQLEEVQ; encoded by the coding sequence ATGATCACTGCACCACGCAAGCATATATTCGCCTCGGTTCTGGGGATTGTCGCGCTTGTGATCGCGGCGACCCTGATCGCGTCGTCGGTCGGCGCGGCGAGTGAGCGGGTGCTGACCGTGTTCTACATCTCGCTGATTGCGGTGGTCGGGATGGGGGTCTACAGCGGCAACTCGGGCATCCTCAGCTTTGGGCATCTATCATTCATGGCGATTGGCGCTTATGCGGCCTCGTTACTTACGCTTCCGGCACACCTTAAGATCGCGACGTTGCCGAAATTGCCTGGTTGGCTCGCGACGACCGAGGTGGGGATTTTTTCTGCGACGATTGTTGCGATCTTGCTGACCTGCGTGGTGGCGGCGGTCATCGGTCTGGCGATCGGCAAGTTAGAAGGGTCGGCCGCGGTGATCGCGACGCTGGGGCTTTTGATCATCGTGCATGGGGTCGCCATTGGTTGGCGCGATGTTACTCGCGGATCGCAAACGTTCTTTGGCATCCCAGCAGTCACCACGCTTTGGGTCGCGGCCGGGGGCGTGGTGCTGGCGTTGATCGTAGCGCGGCTGTATCGCGATTCAGTGTCGGGACTGCGGCTACGGGCCGGACGGGAGAACGCGATCGCTGCCAGTGCGGTAGGGGTTCGGATCCGGCGCGAGCGGCTGTTTGCCTTTGTGCTGAGTGCGGCCCTGATGGCCTTATCGGGCGCTTTGCTCGCGCATTTTCTGGGTGCGATCAGCCCCAAGAAATTCTATTTCACCGATACCTTCCTGTTGCTGGCGATGCTGATTGTCGGCGGCATGACGACCGTTACTGGGGCAATAACCGGTGCAGTGGCGATCACGCTGGTGACCGAGGTTCTTCGCCGGTTCGAGAGTGGGTTCTCCTTGGCCGGGCTTGAGGTTCCAGCGGTCTTTGGCACCACTCAGATTGGCATCGGCCTGATCATTCTTTTCGCGATGTTCCGCAAGCCTGACGGTTTGGCGGGCCTGAAGGAATGGGAGGAACGGCTGTTCCCACACCGCCCTATGCCTGAGGAAGAATCCAAGATTGCAAAGAACGCGAGCACCGAACCGTTGGTGGCCAAGGGCATGACCATGCAGTTCGGCGGGCTCACGGCGGTGAATAATGTGGATATAACGCTGACTCCCGGCGAGATTACCGGGCTGATCGGGCCGAACGGATCGGGCAAGACGACGCTGATGAACATGCTGTCAGGAGTGCTGGTGCCGACCAAGGGTGAGGTTCACCTTGGCTCTGAGGCGCTGACCGGGCTTGCGTCGCAAGACATCGCCGATCGTGGCATCGCGCGGACCTTCCAGAATATCCGACTGTTCGAAACCTTGAGTGTGTTCCAGAACGTGCTGGTGGCGGCACTGTCGACACGTGGCGGGCACAACGCCGAGGCCCGCACACGCGCCGCGCTGGAACGGATGGGCGTGACCCGCCATGCGAACGCAGATGCGGGTACGCTGTCTTATGGCGATCAGCGACGGGTCGAGATTGCCCGCGCGCTGGCTTGTGAGCCGTCGTTGCTGTTTCTGGATGAGCCGGCGGCGGGGATGAACCGCGATGAAACCGATGACTTGATGGAAACCCTGCGCGGTCTGACCCGTGATCTCAGGCTGGGGATCTTGCTGGTCGATCACGATCTGAAACTAATCAACCAGCTTTGCGACCGGTTGGTGGTGCTGAACGAAGGGCACAAGATCGCCGAAGGGACCCCGGCAGAGATTCAGAACGATCCGGCCGTAATTGAGGCCTATCTCGGCCCAAAACAAGAAGACAACGGCAACCAACTGGAGGAAGTTCAATGA